TTCATTCTCCAGCGAGACCCGTCTCAGGCCCATCAGCCAAGACGGCGAGGACTCCTTCCGGCGCCCCGGCGGGGCGCCTGAACGTCCTGCCATCGGCTTGGCTGCTCAGGCGTGAAGACGGGTACTTCACGGCTGACCGATCGTGGGCCGACATTTTTTTGCGGGGCCCTCAAGGTGATCGGCATCACGGCCGTTATGTTCCATGGCAGGGAGGTCGCGGAGCGCTGCGGCAGGCAGCATCGAATGGCTATCCCCCTTCCGTACCCCTCCTCCTGTGGCACCCTGGTCCCTTGTGGGCCAGGGTGTCACAGTTTGGGGGCGAAGGTTCCGCGCCGGGGGGCGCTCAGGGCCGGCGGTACCAGCCCACGTGGCTCAGCGCCAGAATTGCCACCAGGCCCGCGGCGCCGGCGCGGAAGCATCGGGCTGGTGCCAGGAGGGCCGGGGACGGGCCTGGGCGGCCTGCGCCTCCAGGCGGCCCTCCAGTTCGCCGATGCGATGGACCGCCTTGGCATAGCGATCGGCCAGGCTGGTGTGCTCGTCCAGCACGCCCGACAAGCGCGGACTGAGGGCTTCGGCCAGGCGCTCCACCATGTCGTCGAGTTGCTGCCGCTTGGCCACCGCCAGTTCATCGGCCAGCAGGTCTCGCTCGGCTTCCACGCGGGAGAGGCGGTCGTGAAACTCGCTGGTGAGCATCTCCCGCTCGCGGTCATGGGCGCGGGCCCGCTCCTGCTGTTGGCGAATCGCCTCGTCGCGGGCTTGCTCCAGCGCCTTGACCTGATTCTCCAGCTCGTTGATGCGCCGGGCCGCTTCGACGTAGCGCTCGGTCATGTCGGTCTGGGTGGCGATCGCCGTGGCGACGGCCTCGGACACCACCATGCCGAGGCGCTCGGAGGGAGCCACCGGTGTGATGGTCGCCTCGGGCTTGCGCAGCTGTTCTTGCCCGGGCTCCCCCGATTTCACGACCACCACGGCATTGACGCCGCGTGCGCTGCGGCGCCGACGGCTCAGGTTCTCGAGCACCTCGAGCATGTCGGTGGGATTCTGGGCGGAGGGGTTGAACGCTTCCATGCTGCCTCGTCTGCGGGCGGTGCATCCTGCAGGTGACCCGCGTGTGGGCCGACCGACCAGCGGACGGTGCGACGCTCCGGATCCTAAGGGGCGACAGGGCCTCGGGGCCGTGGTTCGGATCACCCGGAATCGATCTCGTGACGGGCCTTTCCGGCATCTTCACATTATGTTTTATTCCCGCTGCAGGAAGGCTCAATCCATGGCGGTGCAGACCAGGCCCCCATCGGCTTGAGGCCTCGGCAGCCCGGCCCCCTGCCACACGCTGGGCCCCCACACGCCGCCTTTCGAATCGAGCAGGCGGCGTGAGCGACGGTGCTTGCTCGCATTGACTCGGCTTGTCGCCTCGCCTATACTGCCCCGGGACCGCGCGGGACGGACCGCAAGGCATTGTCCGGCTCGCCACGTGGCGCCCGACGGTCCGGGAGACCCCTGGTTTGAACACAGACTCACTGGCACAGACGACGGTCAAGTCGCTGCTCGCGGACGTGGCAGGCGGCAGCATGGCCCCCGGCGGGATCGGCATGGCCGCCCTCTCGGCCGCTCAGACCGCCGCCCTGGTCAGCATGGTGTGCTGCCAGACGGCGGGGAAACCTGGCTACGAGCCGATGACCGAGGAAATGGAACGGGTGCTCGAACGCGCCCGGCAACTGGAAGAACAGGTGCTGATCTTCCTCGATCAGGAGGTCGAGGCCTTCAACAAGCTGATGGAGAGTGCGGCCCTGCCGCGCGGCCTGACGGACCACGACGAACAGACCACCATCCGGCGGGAAATGATGCGCATCGCGGCCCGCAGTTACGTGCAAGTGCCCTACCAGGTGGGCCTGATTGCGGCTGAGTTGCTGCCGCTGGTCGAGACGGTGATTCGTTACGGCAATCGCGAGCTGGTGGCCGATGCCGGCACGGCCCTGTTCACAGCGCTCGCCGCGTTGCGCGCGGCTGCCTTGCAGGTCTCGTTGAACCTGAAGGGCCAGGAGGCGGACGAATGGGTCGCCACGGCCCGGGAGCGCGTGGCGAGGTGGTGTGAGGAAGCCGCCACGGCCGAAAGCGAGCTATGGCCGCTGTTGCAGGGCCAGGCCGGCGTTCAGACCGCCTGAGAGCCGCCCCAATCAGCCAGGCCGGGGGGCGGATCAATCCTTGTTGAACTTGCCGAAATCGCCCGGCTTGACGTTCTGCAGGAACTGACGGAACTGCTCCGCTTCTTCCTCTTCTTTGGCCGGGTTGATGGGGATCGCATTGGCGGTGATCACATCCGGCGAGACCAGAATGGCGGCCTCACAGCGAAGCGCCAGGGCGATCGCGTCACTGGGGCGCGCGTCCACGGTCGTGGCCTTGCCATCCACCTCGAGATCCAGTTCAGCGAAGAAGGTCTGGTCGCGCATGGCCGTGATACGAACGCCCTTCAGCGTGGCCTTGAGCTTGTCGAGCAGCGTCACGGCCAGATCGTGGGTCATCGGACGTGGGGCCTGGATGCCCTCAAGGGCCATCAAGATGGCGTTGGCCTCTGGCTCCCCGATCCAGATGAGCAGCGCCCGGCGCTCCTCCATATCGCGCAGCATCACGATCGGATGACGCGAGGCCGAGTCCAGGATGACACCGGAGACTTTCATTTCGATCATCGGGAGCCTGCGCTTTCTCGCACCCAGGGCGGGATGCCGCTCATCCCCCCGGGACCACGCCCGAAGAGGGACCTTGAGGGCATTATAGCACCCCCCCTGCCCAGGCGAGGGCCGGCCTGCCGCGTGGCGCGGCTGCAGGCGATCAGCGGGGGTAGTGAGCGGTGCCGGCCGCCAGGGCGGCTTGCCAGACCTGCTTGAGCGGTACCCCGGCCGCCGCCGCCAGGCGCCGGCAGTCCTCGAACTCGGGCGCCACGTTCCAGACCGCCTGGCCCTCCAGTCCGAGCTTCACCCGGACCGACCCCCAGGGCGTCTCCACCGCTTCGTGGCGGCGCGCCAACGTGCGACGCAAGACCGCGTGATGGCGCACCCCCAAGGTGCTGGTTTCGGCCAGGATGGCCTGAAGCAGCGCCTCGCGTTGCGCCGCCGGGCAAAGCGCCTGCAGCACGAAGCCGGGGCGCCCTTTTTTCATCAGCGTGGGCGTGACCCACACATCCAGCGCGCCAAGCGCCAGCAAGGTCTCGCTCAGCGGGGCGAGCAGTTGCGGGTTGAGGTCGTCCAGGTTAGCGGCCAGCTCGTAGACGGCCTCCGGGGCATCGGCCGCGTCCGGTTGAGCGTCGGCCACCCCCAGCATGACACGCAGCAGGTTCGGCACCGCCACGCCCTCGCGCGTGCCGGCGCCATAGCCGACCTGGCCGGTGGCGCGCCAGCGCGGCAGAGGCCCCCAGCGCGTCACCAGCGTCGTGAGAATCGCTGCCCCGGTGGGCGTGAGCAGTTCACCGCGCTCGCCGTTGTCACAAGTCGGGACACCTGCCACCAGCGCCGCCACGGCTGGAACCGGCACCGGCATGACGCCGTGGGCGCAGCGCACCAGGCCACTGCCGAGCGCCAGCGGCGACGCGTGCAGCTCGCGGACACCGAGCTGGTGCAGGGCGAGGACCGCTGCTGCGACGTCGAGAATCGCATCATCCGCCCCGACCTCATGAAAATGCACGCAATCCCGCGTGCTGCCGTGGGCTTGGGCCTCGGCGTCCGCCAGCCGGCGGTATATGGCGATCGCCTGTTCGCGCGGCCCCTCCGGCAAACGCGCCAGCACCGCCTCGACCTCGGCCAGCGTCCGATGGCCGTGGTCGTGAGTGTGCGAATGCCCGTGGTCGTGAGCGTGCGAATGCCCGTGGTCGGGCGGGGCATAGGGCTGGGCGGCCGCCTCGACCGCGCCGCGCACCGTGACCTCGAACTTGGTGGCCTTCAGCCCGTGGCGCAGCACCGCGCGGCTTTCCCATTCCACGCCGTCCAGTCCCAGCAGCGAGAGCTCCTCGCGCAGACGCGCCTGATCGACGCCGGCGTCCAGCAAGGCGCCCACGATCATGTCGCCACTGGCGCCACTGAAGCAGTCGAAATAAGCGATCGTCACGGTCGTGCAGCCTCCTGCGGCTGGCGCACGCTCTGGCGAGCGATGCGGGCGGCCAGGTGGCCCGCGCCGAAGCCGTTGTCGATGTTCATGACGCCCACCCCGGCGGCGCAGCCATTCAGCATCGTGAGCAGCGCCGCCACGCCACCGAACGAGGCGCCATAACCGACGCTGGTCGGCACGGCGATCACCGGACGGGCCGTCAGCCCCCCAACCACCGAAGCGAGCGCGCCCTCCATGCCGGCCACCACGACCACGCAATCGGCCGCCTCGAGGTGATGCCGCTGGGCGAGCAGGCGATGCAGGCCGGCCACCCCGACGTCCCAGACGCGCTGCACCAGGCAACCCGCCATCTCGGCCGTCAGCGCGGCCTCCTCGGCCACCGGCAGATCGGCCGTACCGGCAGCCAGCACCGCCACGCTGCCCTGGCCCGGCGGCTGCGGCACCTGATGGCCCCAGGTCAGCGCGCGGGCCTGCTCGTGCCACGCCAGTTCGGGCAGAGCCGCCCGCACGGCCTCAGCCATGGCGGCCTCGCAGCGGGTGGCCAGCACCCGGTCGTGCTGGGCCATCAGGCGCGTGAAAATGGCCACCATCTGCGCCAGCGTCTTGCCAGGCGTGTAGATGACCTCAGGAAAGCCCGTGCGCAGGGCCCGATGCGTGTCGAGGCAGGCCCCCTCGATGGTCTGGAAGGGCAGGTCGCGCAGCGAGGCCATGGCCTCGGGCACCGAGGTGGCCCCTTGGGCCACGCCTTCGAGCAAGCGTTGCAAACGCGCGGGATCCAAGGGCACCCCCGTCGTTCAGCCCAGCCCGACGTTCAGGCTGCCCGTGCGATAGCCCTCGAGGTCGAGCGCCACGAAGTGATAACCGGCGGCTTTGAGGCCCGCGACCAGGGCCTCGCGCTGCTCCAGAGCCGCCGCCAGCTCCGCCGCAGGCACTTCGAGACGGGCCACCTCGCCGTGATGACGCACGCGTGCCGAGGCGAAGCCCAGGCCGCGCAGCACCTGCTCGCCCGCGTCAATGCGCGCCAGCGTCTCGTGGGTGACGGGCGTGCCATAGGGAATCCGGCTCGACAGACAAGGCGAGGCCGGTTTGTCCCAGACTCGCAGGCCTAGCCGGCGGGCGATCGCCCGGACCTCGGCCTTGCCCAGCTCCGCCTCGGCCAGCGGGCTTTGCGCGGCGTGCTCGCGGGCCGCCTGCTGGCCCGGTCGATGATCGCGGCGATCGTCGTGATTGAAGCCGTCGAGCACCACCGCGAAGCCGCTCTGCTCTGCCAACTGACCCAGCTTGGTGTAGAGCTCTTGCTTGCAGAAGTAACAGCGATTGACCGGGTTGGCGGTGTAGGCCGGGTTGTCCATCTCGGCCGTCTCCAGAAACCGATGCGGCAGGCCGAGTTCGGCCGCGATGCCGGCCGCGTCGGCGCGTTCGTGAGGGGCCAGCGAGGGCGAAACGGCCGTGACGGCCAGCATGCGATCGCCCAGCACGCGCCAGGCAACCAGCGCCACCAGCGCAGAGTCCACCCCGCCGCTGAAAGCCACCACGGCGGAGGCGTGGCGAGCGATGGCGGCTTCCAGCCGGGTCAGGCCCGCCTGGGCCAGCGCGACCTCGCTGCCGGTGAGGGTCACGGAAGCCTCGCCTGCATCGCTGGCCCCAGCCCCCGAGCGCGGCGTTGCAATCACAAGGGCATATCCGAATAGGCGTCGGCCGGGCGCGCGGCGCGTTGCTCGCGCGGATGGCGGGCCTCCCGGGCCGCGCGGGCTTCCATCTTGCGGAAGTAACGCTCGATCGCCAGGTAGGCACCGAACAGCCCGCCCGCCATGGCCAGCAGGGCCAGGTCCCCGATCGCGGTGGCGACCCCGGGCGACACCCAGCGCAGGTGCGCGAAGACCTCGATGCCGGTGCGCACCGTCAGACCGGCCGCCGCCACGAGGAAGGCATCCACCACGCGGGCGAGCGTGCCCCGTCCGAGCGCCCACTTCACGCGGTCCGAGATGTACAGGCCCACACTGAAGGCGGAAAAGCTGAAAAAGAAGGTAACGAGATTGATGAAGGTCGCAACGTGCGACCAGAGACCCTGGCTCATCCGGCGTGCTCCATGTCCAT
Above is a genomic segment from Candidatus Sericytochromatia bacterium containing:
- the larB gene encoding nickel pincer cofactor biosynthesis protein LarB is translated as MDPARLQRLLEGVAQGATSVPEAMASLRDLPFQTIEGACLDTHRALRTGFPEVIYTPGKTLAQMVAIFTRLMAQHDRVLATRCEAAMAEAVRAALPELAWHEQARALTWGHQVPQPPGQGSVAVLAAGTADLPVAEEAALTAEMAGCLVQRVWDVGVAGLHRLLAQRHHLEAADCVVVVAGMEGALASVVGGLTARPVIAVPTSVGYGASFGGVAALLTMLNGCAAGVGVMNIDNGFGAGHLAARIARQSVRQPQEAARP
- the larC gene encoding nickel pincer cofactor biosynthesis protein LarC → MTIAYFDCFSGASGDMIVGALLDAGVDQARLREELSLLGLDGVEWESRAVLRHGLKATKFEVTVRGAVEAAAQPYAPPDHGHSHAHDHGHSHTHDHGHRTLAEVEAVLARLPEGPREQAIAIYRRLADAEAQAHGSTRDCVHFHEVGADDAILDVAAAVLALHQLGVRELHASPLALGSGLVRCAHGVMPVPVPAVAALVAGVPTCDNGERGELLTPTGAAILTTLVTRWGPLPRWRATGQVGYGAGTREGVAVPNLLRVMLGVADAQPDAADAPEAVYELAANLDDLNPQLLAPLSETLLALGALDVWVTPTLMKKGRPGFVLQALCPAAQREALLQAILAETSTLGVRHHAVLRRTLARRHEAVETPWGSVRVKLGLEGQAVWNVAPEFEDCRRLAAAAGVPLKQVWQAALAAGTAHYPR
- a CDS encoding bifunctional nuclease family protein, whose translation is MIEMKVSGVILDSASRHPIVMLRDMEERRALLIWIGEPEANAILMALEGIQAPRPMTHDLAVTLLDKLKATLKGVRITAMRDQTFFAELDLEVDGKATTVDARPSDAIALALRCEAAILVSPDVITANAIPINPAKEEEEAEQFRQFLQNVKPGDFGKFNKD
- a CDS encoding cyclodeaminase/cyclohydrolase family protein, encoding MNTDSLAQTTVKSLLADVAGGSMAPGGIGMAALSAAQTAALVSMVCCQTAGKPGYEPMTEEMERVLERARQLEEQVLIFLDQEVEAFNKLMESAALPRGLTDHDEQTTIRREMMRIAARSYVQVPYQVGLIAAELLPLVETVIRYGNRELVADAGTALFTALAALRAAALQVSLNLKGQEADEWVATARERVARWCEEAATAESELWPLLQGQAGVQTA
- the larE gene encoding ATP-dependent sacrificial sulfur transferase LarE — translated: MAQAGLTRLEAAIARHASAVVAFSGGVDSALVALVAWRVLGDRMLAVTAVSPSLAPHERADAAGIAAELGLPHRFLETAEMDNPAYTANPVNRCYFCKQELYTKLGQLAEQSGFAVVLDGFNHDDRRDHRPGQQAAREHAAQSPLAEAELGKAEVRAIARRLGLRVWDKPASPCLSSRIPYGTPVTHETLARIDAGEQVLRGLGFASARVRHHGEVARLEVPAAELAAALEQREALVAGLKAAGYHFVALDLEGYRTGSLNVGLG